In Camelus ferus isolate YT-003-E chromosome 5, BCGSAC_Cfer_1.0, whole genome shotgun sequence, one genomic interval encodes:
- the FTCDNL1 gene encoding formiminotransferase N-terminal subdomain-containing protein isoform X7: MSSSRPGLRLTACLLNISEARRKYIVENVAKAALLEKNGQKHHEVSVLNIFSDQDYNRSVITIAASVEELGNSILAACVEAFRSIDMEVQEGIHPCLGAVDLIPIYPLSGVRVEECGAVARRFHVWEPVSLKHGLVSHAHRNLPEKD, from the exons ATGTCTTCTTCCAGACCAGGGCTCCGTTTGACTGCCTGTTTATTAAACATTTCAGAAGCCAGAAGAAAATACATTGTTGAGAACGTAGCGAAAGCAGCTCTTCTTGAAAAAAATG gaCAGAAACATCATGAAGTGTCAGTGCTCAATATATTTTCTGATCAGGACTACAACAGATCAGTCATTACAATAGCAGCTTCTGTTGAAGAGTTAG GCAATTCCATTCTGGCTGCCTGCGTGGAGGCCTTCCGGTCTATCGATATGGAGGTTCAGGAGGGGATTCACCCTTGCCTGGGAGCAGTGGACCTGATTCCCATTTACCCTCTCTCTGGTGTCAGAGTGGAAGAGTGTGGAGCTGTGGCCAGAA GATTTCACGTGTGGGAGCCAGTGTCTCTGAAACATGGCCTTGTTTCTCATGCACACAGAAACCTTCCTGAGAAGGACTGA